A region of the Kaistia geumhonensis genome:
CCGGGCTCGGCGCTCGTCGCTGGCGCGCACGAGGTGCCGCTCTGGCTGTTCGTCGGCCCGGAAGCGCCGCCCTCGGCCGTCGCGCGGCTCGAGGAGGCGGGTGTGACCGTCCTGACGGTCGGCACCGGGAGCGGCGGTCTCGATATCAGGGCCGTCATGCGCCATCTCGCCGAGCGCGGCATCACGCGGCTCCTGGTCGAGGGCGGCGCCCGCATCGCGGCGAGTTTCGTGGGGCAGGGGCTGGCCGACGAGGTCGTGCTGTTCCGCGCGCCGGTTGTGATCGGCCCGGATGGCGTGCGGGCGCTCGCCGGAGGAGCCCTCTCCGCCATCGAGCGCAGCCCGCGCTATCGCATCGTCGAGGACGTTTCGCTCGGCGAGGACCGCCTGATCCGCTTCGAAAGGACCACCTGACCATGTTCACCGGGATCATCACCGATGTCGGCACCGTGACCGCCGTCGAGCGGCGCAACGACGTGCACCGCATCACCATCGACAGCGTCTACGACCCGGCGACGATCGCCATCGGCGCCTCGATCGCCTGCGCGGGCGTTTGCCTCACCGTGATCTCGCTCGATCCGAAGGCCGAGGGCGGCACGCGTTTCGACGTCGAGGCGGCGCCGGAGACGCTGGCACTCACCGAGGTCGCGAAATGGGACGCCGGCACGCGCATCAATCTGGAGCGCTCGCTGAAGATCGGCGACGAGCTCGGCGGCCATATGGTGTCCGGCCATGTGGATGCGCTGGCCACGATCGTCGCCCGCGAGGATCTCGGCGAGACGACCCGTTTCGTCTTCGAGGTACCGCATGCCTATGCCCGCTTCATCGCCACCAAGGGCTCGGTGGCGCTGGACGGCACGTCGCTCACGGTCAACTGGGTCGACGGCGATCGCTTCTCGGTCCTGCTCATCCCGCACACGCTTCAGGCCGACGTGACGACCTGGGGCGCGCGCCAGATCGGCGACCGCGTGCATCTCGAGGTCGACCAGATGGCCCGCTATGTCGCGCGTCTCAACGAGGCCTGACCGCCGCCGCCTTCACAGGGAGACAGGCAGGGGGTTCTCGATGAAGCCGATCACCTCGTCCGTCGACATCACGTCGGCGAAGATGGTCACCATGTTGGTGAGCGAGGCGTTGTGGTCGGCGTCGTTCAGCGCCGAGGTCGCGTCCGAGGTGAAGATCACCCGGTAGTTCATCTGCATCGCGTCGCGGGCCGTCGATTCGCAGCAGCAATTCGTCACGGTGCCCGAGATGATGAGCGTGTCGATGCCGCGCTCGGCGAGGATCGACTGCAGCGGCGAGGCGCCCGGCGCGAAGCAGGAATAGCGGTTCTTGTCCATGACGATGTCGCCCTCCGCGACCTCGATCCCGGCGTAGATCTCGCGGCCATGGGTGCCGGGGCGCAGGATCGCCTTCACATTGTCCGACCGGCGCTTGTCGCAGAAATAGCCGAGCCAGATGGTCCAGCGCTCCTCGACATCGGCGTCGAGCGACATGCGCGTGAAGATGTTGAGCCCGCCCCTGGCGCGCATCGCGGACGAGATGCGGTTGATGTTGTCGACCGTGTCGCGCGAAAGCGGCACCTCCAGCTCGGCTCCCTCCTCGAGGAACGCGTTCTGCATGTCGATCACGAGATGCGCCGTCCGGGCCGGATCGATATCCGAGAAGACGTGATCGACGCCGCGCCAGGCGCGCACGGTCTCCAGCGCCTGGTCGATATTCACGATGTGCGGCATGGGCAGTCCTCGTCGGCACGTCAACTTCGGGAGGGCGAAGCGGCAGTTTCGGAAGCCGCCCGGACGGGCGCAAGCCTCATGATGCGGCGCTGCGAGCCGCCGTCATGGGCAGCGCGCGAATGCGGCGGGCGGGCCGGGCGGATTGCGATCACGGCCGGCGGCGCGGCATGGCGCGCGCGCCGTGCCTTTTCGCTTTACACTGCCGGAGGCGCATGGTTCACCTGCCGCCCGATCCCGACCAGCAAGGCCATTTCCGACATGAGCGACGCTGCCCCCCATCTCCTCGTCATCGAGGCCCGCTTCTACGAGGATATCGCCGATGCGCTCTTCGAGGGCGCGAGCCAGGCCCTCACGAAGGCCGGCGCCACCTTCGAGCGCATCTCCGTTCCGGGCGTGCTGGAGATTCCCGCCGCGCTTTCGATGGCGCTGGCGGCCATGGAGGACGGCGAGGCCGATTACGACGGCTTCGTCGTGCTCGGCACTGTGATCCGCGGCGAGACCACGCATTACGACATCGTCGCCAACGAATCGGCCCGCGCCATCATGGACATGGCGGTGATCGAGGCGCTGGCCGTCGGCAACGGCATCCTGACGGTCGAGAACGACGAGCAGGCCTGGGCCCGCGCCAAGGCGAGCGACAAGAACAAGGGTGGCGCGGCGGCCGACGCGGCGCTGACCATGATCGCGCTCCGCAAGAAATTCGGGCTCTGACATGCCGCCAGCCGACAAGGCGCCAGCCTCGGGGCCGGTTCCCCGCATGATCCGGCCCGCCAACCAGCGGGGCGTCGCGCGCCTCGCCGCGGTGCAGGCGCTCTACCAGATGGATGTCGGCGGCGCCTCGCTCACCGAGGTCGTCGCCGAGTTCGAGAATTTCCGCCTCGGGAAGGAAGTGGACGGCGAGCAGTATCGCAACGCCGACGCCGCCTTCTTCCGCGACATCATCGCCGGCGTCGTCCGCGAGCAGCGCAATCTCGACCCGGTGATCCACACCTCGCTTTCGGCAGACTGGCCGCTGTCGCGCATCGATGTGACGCTGCGCGCCATCCTGCGCTGCGGCGCCTATGAGCTCGTCGGGCGCAAGGATGTGCCGGGCAAGGTCGTGATCACCGAATATGTCGATGTCGCGCGCGCCTTCTTCGGCGACGGCGACGAGTTGCGGCTGGTGAATGCCGTGCTCGACACGACCGCCCGCCGCCTGCGACCGGCCGAGTTCGAAGGCGACAGCCGGGGCCGAAATGGCTGAGGATGCGGCGCGGCCGGGCGAGTTCGATCTGATCGCCCGCTACCTGCGACCGCTGGCGGACGATCCCGCCGCGCTGAATCTCACCGACGACGCGGCGGCCTTCGTGCCGCCGCCCGGCCAGACACTGGTCCTCACCAAGGACATGGTGGCGGCCGGCGTTCACTTCTTTCCCGACGACCCTGCCGTCTCGATAGCCCGCAAGGCGCTTCGGGTCAATCTGTCCGATCTCGCGGCGAAGGGCGCGCGGCCTGTCGGCTATCTGCTCGGCCTCGCTCTGCCGGGCGATTGGACCCCCGCATGGATGGCCGATTTCGCGGCCGGGCTCGCCGGCGACCAATCCGCCTACGGCATCCCGCTTCTCGGCGGCGACACCGTTCGCGCGGCCGGCGGGCTCACGCTGTCGATCACGGCCATCGGCGCCGTGCCGGATGGCGGCATGGTGCGCCGCGCCGGCGCGCGGGCGGGCGATGCCCTCTATGTCAGCGGCACGATCGGCGACGCTGCGCTCGGCCTCCGCCTGCGCCTCGGCACCATCGACGGCACGGCCGCCGGGGAGGGGAAGGCGCATCTTCTCGACCGCTATCTCCATCCGCGGCCACGTCTCGCCCTCGCCGAGGCGGTGCGGCTGCACGCCCATGCCGCGCTCGACGTGTCGGACGGGCTCGTCGGAGATCTCGGCCATATGCTGAAGGCCTCCGGCGTCGGCGCGCGGCTGGAGGCGGATCGCGTACCGCTCTCGGATGCGGCGCGTGCGCTTGTCGGCGCCGATCCTTCGGCGCTCGTGAGCATCCTCTCCGGCGGCGACGACTACGAGATCCTCGCCGCCGTGCCGCCCGACCGCGCTGCCGCCTTCGAGGCCGAGGCGGGGGCGGTCGGCGTTCCCGTCACCCGCATTGGCACCATCCTCGCGGAGCCGGGCCCGCCGCAGGTGGTCGACGGCGAGGGACGGATCATCCATCTCGCGAGGGCGTCGCATGACCACTTCTGAGCCGCTGGAAGGCGCCGCGCTCGACGCCGCGGTGAAGCGCAACGCCATCGTGCTGACGGCGGCGACCGCGTTCGGCGGCTCGATGATGCCGATCGCCGTCGCCTTCGGCGGCCTCGCCGGCGTCTATCTGCTCGGTCCCGACAAGTCGCTCGCGACCGTGCCGGTGACGGCGCTGACGCTCGGCTCGGCCGTCGCCACCATCCCCGCGGCGATCCTGATGGCGCGCATCGGCCGGCGGGCCGGCCTCGTCCTCGGCGCTGTTCCCGGCATCCTCGGCGGCGTGCTCACGGCGCTCGCCATCGTCGCGGGCTCGTTCTGGCTGTTCGCCGCGGCCTCGATCCTGATCGGTGCGTCCGCCGCCTTCGGGCAGCAATATCGCTTCGCGGCCGTCGATGCCGGCACCGAGATGGCGCGGAGCCGTGCGCTCGGCCTCGTGATGGCCGGTGGTATCCTCGCGGCCGTCATCGGTCCGCAGGCCGCCATCCTGACCCGCGATCTCTTCAGCCCCATTCCCTTCGCCGGCGCCTATGCCTCCATCGCCGTGCTCGCCGTCGTGGGTGCGCTGATCGTCAGCCGCGTGCGCGATCTCGTGCCGCCGCGCCCGCGCGGAAGCAGTCACGATCGCGGCCGGCCGCTCCTCGTGATCATGCGCCAGCCGCGCTTCATCGCTGCCGTGCTGTGCGGCATGGCCTCCTATGCCATGATGAGCCTCGTGATGACCGCCGCGCCGATCGCGATGGTGGGCTGCGGGCTGACGCAGGACGACGCCGCCCTCGGCATCCAGTGGCATGTCCTCGCGATGTTCGCGCCGAGCTACTTCACCGGTCGCCTCATCGAACGCTTTGGCAAGAATGCCATCGTGATCGCCGGCCTTCTCATCCTCTGCGCCTGCTCGGTCGTGGCGATCGCCGGCATCACGCTCGCGCATTTCTGGATCGCGCTCGTCCTGCTCGGCATCGGCTGGAATTTCGGCTTCGTCGGCGCGACGGCGATGCTCACCGAGACCTATCGTCCGGAGGAGCGCGGGCGCGTCCAGGGCCTCAACGACTTCCTCATCTTCGCGATGTCGGCGCTGGCCTCGTTCTTTGCCGGGGTGCTGATCGGCGGTCCGGGATGGATCGCGGTGAACAGCATCGTCTTCCCAACGGTCGCGCTCGCGCTCGCCGCGCTGGCGCTCGCCTCGCTGGCCCGCGGGACAATCGCTCGGCCTTCCCCTTGACCGCCGCCCAAACCCGTTCTCAACTCTAGTTCCGCTGGGAAAGAGACGGGAGGAACGGTGCTCTTCCCCGGCATTCGAAGCCGGCCCGGCGCGCCTGCGTCGGCATAATCTAGGCCGGACAGGGGAGGGAAGAGGACGTGATTTACCTGATCATACTCTGTGCGCTCGTGGCGCTAGCCTATGGCGCCTGGGCGACACAGTCCGTGCTCGCCGCCGACGCCGGCTCGGCGCGCATGCAGGAGATTGCCGCCGCGATCCGCGAGGGCGCCAGCGCCTATCTGCGCCGCCAGTACATAACCATCGCCGTCGTCGGCGTGGTCATCTTCGTCATCGTCGCCCTCCTGCTGTCGCTGACGGTCGCGATCGGCTTCGCGATCGGTGCCATCCTGTCGGCCATCGCGGGCTTCGTCGGCATGAACGTCTCGGTGCGCGCCAATGTGCGCACCGCGCAGGCGGCGACCAAGAGCCTCGCGGAAGGCCTCGACATCGCCTTCAAGTCGGGCGCCATCACCGGCATGCTCGTGGCCGGCCTCGCGCTGCTCGGCGTCTCGGTCTACTACCTCGTGCTGACGGGCTTTTCCGGTTACCAGCCGGGCGACCGCGTCGTGATCGACGCCCTCGTCGCACTGGGTTTTGGCGCCTCGCTGATCTCGATCTTCGCCCGCCTCGGCGGTGGCATCTTCACCAAGGGCGCCGATGTCGGCGGCGATCTCGTCGGAAAGGTCGAGGCCGGCATTCCCGAGGATGACCCGCGCAACCCGGCCACGATCGCCGACAATGTCGGCGACAATGTCGGTGACTGCGCCGGCATGGCGGCCGACCTCTTCGAAACCTATGCGGTGACGCTTGTCGCGACCATGGTGCTGGCGGCGATCTTCTTCGCCGGCTCGCCGATGCTGCCCAGCATCATCCTCCTGCCGATGGGCATCGGCGCCGTCTGCATCCTCACCTCGATCGCCGGAACCTTCTTCGTCAAGCTCGGCCCGAGCCAGTCGATCATGGGCGCGCTCTACAAGGGCTTCATCGCCTCGGCGCTGTTCTCGATCGTCGGCCTCGCGGTGGCGACGACGCTCTTCACCGGCTGGGGCGACCTGACGACCGTCTCTGGCGCCACGATCAACGGCACCAACCTCTTCTTCTGCGGCGTCGTCGGCCTCGTGGTCACCGGACTGATCGTCTGGATCACCGAATACTATACCGGCATCGGCTATCGGCCGGTGCGGTCCATCAGCCAGGCCTCGGTCACCGGCCATGGCACCAACGTCATCCAGGGCCTCGCCGTCTCGCTGGAGGCGACCGCTCTGCCGACGATCGTCATCGTCGCCGGCATCATCGTCACCTATGCGCTGGCGGGTCTCTTCGGCACCGCCGTCGCCGTCTCTACCATGCTCGGCCTCGCCGGCATGGTGGTCGCGCTCGACGCCTTCGGCCCGGTCACCGACAATGCCGGCGGCATCGCCGAGATGGCGGGCCTGCCCAAGGAGGTGCGCAAGTCGACCGACGCGCTGGACGCGGTCGGCAACACGACCAAGGCGGTCACGAAGGGCTACGCGATCGGCTCGGCCGGTCTCGGCGCGCTCGTGCTGTTCGCAGCCTACAACTACGATCTCTCCTACTTCATCGCCGAAGCCAACAAGGAGGGGGCGACCGCCTTTCAGTATTTCAAGGGCGTCGTTCCCGATTTCACGCTCTCCAACCCCTATGTCGTGGTCGGCCTGCTGCTCGGCGGCCTGATCCCGTACATCTTCGGCGGCATCACGATGACCGCCGTCGGCCGGGCGGCGGGCGCCATCGTCGAGGAAGTGCGGCGCCAGTTCCGCGAGAAGCCGGGCATCATGGCCGGCACCGACAAGCCCGACTATGGCAAGGCGGTGGACATCCTCACCAAGGCGGCGATCCGCGAAATGGTGATTCCCTCGCTGCTGCCGGTTCTGGCGCCGATCGTGGTCTACTTCATCATCCTCGCCATCGCGGGGAAGAGCGAAGCCTTCTCGGCCGTGGGAGCGATGCTGCTCGGCGTCATCGTGACGGGCCTCTTCGTCGCCATCTCGATGACGTCCGGCGGCGGCGCCTGGGACAATGCGAAGAAGTCGTTCGAGGACGGCTTCACCGACGCGTCCGGGCAGACTCACTTCAAGGGTTCCGACGCGCACAAGGCCTCGGTGACCGGCGATACCGTCGGCGATCCCTACAAGGATACCGCCGGCCCGGCCGTGAACCCGGCGATCAAGATCACGAACATCGTCGCGCTGCTGCTGCTCGCGGTGCTCGCCCATCATTGAGCGCGAGCGAGGCGCGGTCCTCCTGGGCGGCGCCTTTTGCCCAAGAATGAAAATGCCCGGGCTTGTCCCGGGCATTTTCGTATCCGCGAGGGGAGCCGGCGGCTCCGGCCGATCAGCCGCCGCCGAACGGGTTGCTGGCGCCGACGCCGAGGGCGCCGGTGAGCACCTGTTCCAGGAAGGCCTGGTCCTTGCCGCCGGTCGGCGTCGTCTGCGTGATGAACTCGAAGACGTGGCCGTCCTTGAGGCCGTAATCGGCGACGCGCTCGACGACGTGATTCTTGTCGAAATAGACGGCGAGCACGCGCTGGTCGATGATCTTGGAGTTCTGGAACTCCATGCGTTTGTAGCGGGTCTGCGAGATGTAGTACCAGACCTCGCCGCCGAACTCGTTGGTCGTGGACGGCGTGCCGAGCACGATACGAACCTGGTCCTGGCTGGCGCCGACCGGGATCTGCTCGAGGCCGTTGGCGGGCATCACGAAGCCTGAATGGTAGGTCTCGTTGGCGCCGTTCAAAATATTGGTGCTCTTGCAGCCGGCCAGTCCACCGGCGGCGGCGAGCGCGACCAGCACGACCCCGACGCGGCCGGCCGGGCCGATGGCAAACCGCTGATCCGTCACGCCAAACCGCATGCTGCTCTCCTGAACCCTCATCGTCTTCCCGTCATCCGAGCCTGTCGGACTTGTCCGCGTCCATCCGCCCCCACGAACGGGTTGGCAATCTCCCTAGCCTGCGCTAGGGCTCGTGACAATGAGCACCGCCGCCGCAAAGGCTTCCGACGCCCGCCACGCTCCGGCGCCTTTGCCTTCGCGCCGCCGTGACCCATCTGGTGGGAGAACGGAAATCGTTTGGCAGGGGGCCGCCGACACGCATCCCGGAGATCGATCCGATGTTTGAACGTCTGTTCGCGAGGCGGCGCCGAAACGAAGCCATAGCATATGCGCTTTACGGCACCATCGTGGCGCAGGCCCGCCAGCCTGCCTTCTATGCCGCGTACAAGGTGCCGGACACGCTGGATGGCCGCTTCGACATGATCGTCCTGCACGGCTTCCTGCTGTTTCATCGCCTCAAGGGCGAAAACGAGGATAACCGCCGCCTTGGCCAGGAGGTGTTCGACATCTTCCTGAAGGATATGGACCGGAGCCTGCGCGAACTCGGCGTCAGCGATATCGGCGTCCCGAAGAAGCTGAAGAAGATGGCGGAGGCGTTCTACGGACGCATGGCCGCCTATGATTCGGCGCTTTCCTCCGGCGATCTCGGCGCGCTCGAGGCCGCGCTCACCCGCAATCTCTTTCCCGACGGGGGCGGGGAGGCGGTGCCGCGGATCGCCGCCTATGTCGTCGCGTCGGCGGCCGATCTGGCGCGCCAGCCGCTCGATCGGATTCTCGCCGGCTCGCTGAGCTTCCCGGCCCTGCCCGTTCCGGAGACCGCCTGATGGATGCGCTGCCGCTGTCGCGCCCCTTCGATACCCGCCGACTTGGCGATAGCGCGCTCTCGGAGCGCATCGACGCGACCGGCGAGGAGCGTGCCGCGCTGGCGAAAGCGTATGACCTTCTCGCCCTCGACCGGCTCGACGCGGAGCTCACCGTCGCGCCCTGGCAGCGCGTCGGCATCAAGGTTTCGGGCCGGCTCATCGCCGATCTCGTCCAGGCCTGCGTGGTCACTCTGGAGCCGGTGCCCCAGCATCTCGACCATGCCTTCGAGCTCGCCTTCCTGCCGCCGCAGGACAAGGCTGCCGACCCGAAGACGGTCGCCGAGGCCGAGGTGATCGTCGCCTTCGACGAGGATGATCCGCCGGATCCGCTCACCGGGCCGGTGATCGATCTCGGCGCGATCGTCGCGGAGCAGCTGGCGCTCGGCATCGACCCCTATCCCCGCGCGCCGGGAGCGGACCTCGCCGCCGAGATCGGCGAGGCGTCCGATCCGTCTGCGTCGCCCTTCGCGGCGCTCGCCGGGCTGAGGCGCGACGCCAAGGACTGAGGGCCGGGGTTGTGTCGCCTCTCGAAAAGGGTATTTTCCAGCGCCGCCGCGACATCGGCGCGGGCGCTGGACTGCGCATGAAGGGCACCGGACGACGGCCATGGTGAAAATTGCGATCGATGCCATGGGCGGCGACAAGGGGCCGTCGATCGTGCTGGCGGGCGCGGATATCGCGCTGGTGCGCCGGCCCGATGTCAGCTTCCAGCTGTTCGGCGAGAGCGCGGCCGTCGAGCCGCTGCTCGAATCCTATCCCCGCCTCAAGGCCGTATCGACCTTCACGCATTGCGACGTGACGGTGCAGATGGACGACAAGCCGAGCCAGGCGCTGCGCAAGGGCCGCTGGAAGTCGTCGATGTGGCGCGCGCTGGAAGCGGTCAAGAAGGGGGAGGCGGACGTTGCCCTCTCGGCCGGCAATACCGGCGCGCTGATGGCGATGTCGAAGTTCTGCCTGCGCACCATGGCCGGCATCGAGAGGCCGGCGCTGGCGGCGCTCTGGCCGACGCTGCGCGGCGAAAGCGTCGTGCTGGATGTCGGCGCGACCATCAATGCCGATGCCCAGCAGCTCGTCGATTTCGCGATGATGGGCGGCGCCATGGCGCGCGCCCTGCTCGATGTCTCGCGGCCGTCGGTCGGCCTGCTCAATATCGGCGTCGAGGAGATGAAGGGCCTCGAGGAGGTCCGGGTCGCGGGCCAGATCCTCAAGGAAGCGAATTTCGACCATCTGAACTATGTCGGCTTCGTCGAGGGCGACGATATCGGCCGCGGCACCGCCGATGTCGTTGTGACCGACGCCTTCGCCGGCAACATCGCGCTGAAGACGGCCGAGGGAACGGCGCGCCAGATTGCCGCGCATCTGCGCGATGCGATGGGCCGAACCATCATGGGCCGCATCGGTTATCTCTTCGCCCGCGGCGCCTTCCGCGAGCTTCGCCAGAAGCTTGACCCGCGCGCTTCCAACGGGGCCGTGCTGCTCGGCCTCAATGGAATCGTCATCAAGAGCCATGGCGGGACGGACGGCGTCGGCTATGCCAATGCCATCGAGGTCGGCTACAGCATGGTCAAGAACGGGCTTCTCTCCAAGATTCGCCAGGATCTCGGGGATTATCACCGCGACGGATTCGTGCGCGAAATCGCCGAGGCGAGCCTCGCAGAGGGCGAGTGAGGCCGAGATGCCGGCGCTGGACGCATCGGGAGCAATGGAACGCCAAGTGAAAGCAAGGGACGCCAAGTGAGCTTCATTCGATCGGTTGTCCTTGGCTGCGGCAGCTATCTGCCCGAACGCAAGCTCACCAATGCCGAGCTCTCGACCATGGTCGAGACGTCCGACGAATGGATCGTGCAGCGCACCGGCATCCGGGCCCGCCACATCGCGGCCGAGGGCGAGCTCACCTCCGATCTAGCGACCGCCGCGGCGGTGG
Encoded here:
- a CDS encoding riboflavin synthase, which codes for MFTGIITDVGTVTAVERRNDVHRITIDSVYDPATIAIGASIACAGVCLTVISLDPKAEGGTRFDVEAAPETLALTEVAKWDAGTRINLERSLKIGDELGGHMVSGHVDALATIVAREDLGETTRFVFEVPHAYARFIATKGSVALDGTSLTVNWVDGDRFSVLLIPHTLQADVTTWGARQIGDRVHLEVDQMARYVARLNEA
- a CDS encoding isochorismatase family protein; its protein translation is MPHIVNIDQALETVRAWRGVDHVFSDIDPARTAHLVIDMQNAFLEEGAELEVPLSRDTVDNINRISSAMRARGGLNIFTRMSLDADVEERWTIWLGYFCDKRRSDNVKAILRPGTHGREIYAGIEVAEGDIVMDKNRYSCFAPGASPLQSILAERGIDTLIISGTVTNCCCESTARDAMQMNYRVIFTSDATSALNDADHNASLTNMVTIFADVMSTDEVIGFIENPLPVSL
- the ribH gene encoding 6,7-dimethyl-8-ribityllumazine synthase — translated: MSDAAPHLLVIEARFYEDIADALFEGASQALTKAGATFERISVPGVLEIPAALSMALAAMEDGEADYDGFVVLGTVIRGETTHYDIVANESARAIMDMAVIEALAVGNGILTVENDEQAWARAKASDKNKGGAAADAALTMIALRKKFGL
- the nusB gene encoding transcription antitermination factor NusB, whose amino-acid sequence is MPPADKAPASGPVPRMIRPANQRGVARLAAVQALYQMDVGGASLTEVVAEFENFRLGKEVDGEQYRNADAAFFRDIIAGVVREQRNLDPVIHTSLSADWPLSRIDVTLRAILRCGAYELVGRKDVPGKVVITEYVDVARAFFGDGDELRLVNAVLDTTARRLRPAEFEGDSRGRNG
- the thiL gene encoding thiamine-phosphate kinase yields the protein MAEDAARPGEFDLIARYLRPLADDPAALNLTDDAAAFVPPPGQTLVLTKDMVAAGVHFFPDDPAVSIARKALRVNLSDLAAKGARPVGYLLGLALPGDWTPAWMADFAAGLAGDQSAYGIPLLGGDTVRAAGGLTLSITAIGAVPDGGMVRRAGARAGDALYVSGTIGDAALGLRLRLGTIDGTAAGEGKAHLLDRYLHPRPRLALAEAVRLHAHAALDVSDGLVGDLGHMLKASGVGARLEADRVPLSDAARALVGADPSALVSILSGGDDYEILAAVPPDRAAAFEAEAGAVGVPVTRIGTILAEPGPPQVVDGEGRIIHLARASHDHF
- a CDS encoding MFS transporter; this encodes MTTSEPLEGAALDAAVKRNAIVLTAATAFGGSMMPIAVAFGGLAGVYLLGPDKSLATVPVTALTLGSAVATIPAAILMARIGRRAGLVLGAVPGILGGVLTALAIVAGSFWLFAAASILIGASAAFGQQYRFAAVDAGTEMARSRALGLVMAGGILAAVIGPQAAILTRDLFSPIPFAGAYASIAVLAVVGALIVSRVRDLVPPRPRGSSHDRGRPLLVIMRQPRFIAAVLCGMASYAMMSLVMTAAPIAMVGCGLTQDDAALGIQWHVLAMFAPSYFTGRLIERFGKNAIVIAGLLILCACSVVAIAGITLAHFWIALVLLGIGWNFGFVGATAMLTETYRPEERGRVQGLNDFLIFAMSALASFFAGVLIGGPGWIAVNSIVFPTVALALAALALASLARGTIARPSP
- a CDS encoding sodium-translocating pyrophosphatase, with product MIILCALVALAYGAWATQSVLAADAGSARMQEIAAAIREGASAYLRRQYITIAVVGVVIFVIVALLLSLTVAIGFAIGAILSAIAGFVGMNVSVRANVRTAQAATKSLAEGLDIAFKSGAITGMLVAGLALLGVSVYYLVLTGFSGYQPGDRVVIDALVALGFGASLISIFARLGGGIFTKGADVGGDLVGKVEAGIPEDDPRNPATIADNVGDNVGDCAGMAADLFETYAVTLVATMVLAAIFFAGSPMLPSIILLPMGIGAVCILTSIAGTFFVKLGPSQSIMGALYKGFIASALFSIVGLAVATTLFTGWGDLTTVSGATINGTNLFFCGVVGLVVTGLIVWITEYYTGIGYRPVRSISQASVTGHGTNVIQGLAVSLEATALPTIVIVAGIIVTYALAGLFGTAVAVSTMLGLAGMVVALDAFGPVTDNAGGIAEMAGLPKEVRKSTDALDAVGNTTKAVTKGYAIGSAGLGALVLFAAYNYDLSYFIAEANKEGATAFQYFKGVVPDFTLSNPYVVVGLLLGGLIPYIFGGITMTAVGRAAGAIVEEVRRQFREKPGIMAGTDKPDYGKAVDILTKAAIREMVIPSLLPVLAPIVVYFIILAIAGKSEAFSAVGAMLLGVIVTGLFVAISMTSGGGAWDNAKKSFEDGFTDASGQTHFKGSDAHKASVTGDTVGDPYKDTAGPAVNPAIKITNIVALLLLAVLAHH
- a CDS encoding outer membrane protein assembly factor BamE; amino-acid sequence: MRFGVTDQRFAIGPAGRVGVVLVALAAAGGLAGCKSTNILNGANETYHSGFVMPANGLEQIPVGASQDQVRIVLGTPSTTNEFGGEVWYYISQTRYKRMEFQNSKIIDQRVLAVYFDKNHVVERVADYGLKDGHVFEFITQTTPTGGKDQAFLEQVLTGALGVGASNPFGGG
- a CDS encoding ubiquinol-cytochrome C chaperone family protein, translating into MFERLFARRRRNEAIAYALYGTIVAQARQPAFYAAYKVPDTLDGRFDMIVLHGFLLFHRLKGENEDNRRLGQEVFDIFLKDMDRSLRELGVSDIGVPKKLKKMAEAFYGRMAAYDSALSSGDLGALEAALTRNLFPDGGGEAVPRIAAYVVASAADLARQPLDRILAGSLSFPALPVPETA
- a CDS encoding YceD family protein — its product is MDALPLSRPFDTRRLGDSALSERIDATGEERAALAKAYDLLALDRLDAELTVAPWQRVGIKVSGRLIADLVQACVVTLEPVPQHLDHAFELAFLPPQDKAADPKTVAEAEVIVAFDEDDPPDPLTGPVIDLGAIVAEQLALGIDPYPRAPGADLAAEIGEASDPSASPFAALAGLRRDAKD
- the plsX gene encoding phosphate acyltransferase PlsX, coding for MVKIAIDAMGGDKGPSIVLAGADIALVRRPDVSFQLFGESAAVEPLLESYPRLKAVSTFTHCDVTVQMDDKPSQALRKGRWKSSMWRALEAVKKGEADVALSAGNTGALMAMSKFCLRTMAGIERPALAALWPTLRGESVVLDVGATINADAQQLVDFAMMGGAMARALLDVSRPSVGLLNIGVEEMKGLEEVRVAGQILKEANFDHLNYVGFVEGDDIGRGTADVVVTDAFAGNIALKTAEGTARQIAAHLRDAMGRTIMGRIGYLFARGAFRELRQKLDPRASNGAVLLGLNGIVIKSHGGTDGVGYANAIEVGYSMVKNGLLSKIRQDLGDYHRDGFVREIAEASLAEGE